TATCCTGTGGCTATTCCTGAAAAAATGAAGCGTTCTAAATTGATTTTGGAAAAAGCCCTAGTTTAGAAAATTGGGAATATCCAAGAAGTAATTAAATTGGTAATTGATAATTTATAATTATCAATTACCAATTATTTGGTATTTCATCATATTACAATCAGGATTAAAGGATGTACAGGATGGTAATTTTTAGATGGTTTGTTGGTGATGAAAGTTGTATTTGTCTGAATCAGGATAACCAGGATTAAAGGATGTACAGGATGGTAATTTTTAGATGGTTTGTTGCCAGAAGTGTTGAATGTTAGGAAAAGATTAAAAAAAAGTACCATAATTTGATACAATCTAAAAAAATCTAGATAAAGAATTATCAAATTATGCGCTTAAAGAATTTCCCAGAAGTGGTCAAAACAATATTGAAACCATTGCCCAAAAAAGATTATCCAGTTCTGGACACATTTTCATTTGTATCAGTGTGGTTACAGTATGTCATGGATAAAAGTATAGTGAGTATGAGAGATTTATTTCAAAGACTAAATAATCAAGGGATAGATTTAAAAATATCAAATTTTTCCAAGGCAAGTAAAAAGAGAGATACTCAAGTATTTTTGGAGATAATAACTGAATTAAACAATCAACTGAGAAAGAAAAAAGGAAAGGAAGAAACCCAAGCATTATTTCCTATAGATTCAACAATTATTACATTAACAAGTAAATTATTATGGAGTCAAGGATATCATCAAGTAAAACTATTTTGTGGGTTAGATAGTTTGACATCAGAAGTTGGTGGAATGGTGATTCATTTTGGGCAAGGACATGACCATAAATATGGACAAGAAACAGTAGAAGCAATTCCGTCAAAAGGAGTAGGGATAATGGATAGAGGATTTGCATCCTCCGAAAGAATATCTGAATTAAAACAACAAAAAAATAAAGCTTTTGTCTTAAGAATTAAAAATAATGTCACTTTAGAAATGCTAGAAAATGGTAATTGTAAAGTTGGCAAAGATGAAAGAGAAGTGGAAATTAGAGTAGTAGCATTTTGTGATATAGAAACTAAGAGTGAATTTCGTTTAGCAACAAACTTATTAAATGAAGGAGAAGAGCAAGTTAGTAATCAAGAGATTATGGAAATTTACATACAAAGATGGCAAATTGAATTGTTATGGAAATTCTTAAAAATGCACCTCAAGTTAGACAGACTTATGACAAAGAATGAGAATGGAATTAGAATTCAGATAATGTGCTGTTTAATCGCTTATTTGATATTGCAACTAATAGAAATACCGCAAGAATTTGGCAAAACTTTATTAGATAAACTCCGTTATCTTCAGTCCTATATGTGTCAGGAAATAAGTTATGTTCATTGGTTTAGAAAACTTATTTGGATAAGATGAAAAATAGCACTTATAGGCTAAGTTTATTTCAATATGTAAAGTTTTATTACGCTATTCAACATTTCTGGTTTGTTGCAGAAGTGTTGAATGTTAGGAAAAGATTAAAAAAAGTACCATAATTTGATACAATCTAAAAAAATCTAGATAAAGAATTATCAAATTATGCGCTTAAAGAATTTCCCAGAAGTGGTCAAAACAATATTGAAACCATTGCCCAAAAAGATTATCCAGTTCTGGACACATTTTCATTTGTATCAGTGTGGTTACAGTATGTCATGGATAAAAGTATAGTGAGTATGAGAGATTTATTTCAAAGACTAAATAATCAAGGGATAGATTTAAAAATATCAAATTTTTCCAAGGCAAGTAAAAAGAGAGATACTCAAGTATTTTTGGAGATAATAACTGAATTAAACAATCAACTGAGAAAGAAAAAAGGAAAGGAAGAAACCCAAGCATTATTTCCTATAGATTCAACAATTATTACATTAACAAGTAAATTATTATGGAGTCAAGGATATCATCAAGTAAAACTATTTTGTGGGTTAGATAGTTTGACATCAGAAGTTGGTGGAATGGTGATTCATTTTGGGCAAGGACATGACCATAAATATGGACAAGAAACAGTAGAAGCAATTCCGTCAAAAGGAGTAGGGATAATGGATAGAGGATTTGCATCCTCCGAAAGAATATCTGAATTAAAACAACAAAAAAATAAAGCTTTTGTCTTAAGAATTAAAAATAATGTCACTTTAGAAATGCTAGAAAATGGTAATTGTAAAGTTGGCAAAGATGAAAGAGAAGTGGAAATTAGAGTAGTAGCATTTTGTGATATAGAAACTAAGAGTGAATTTCGTTTAGCAACAAACTTATTAAATGAAGGAGAAGAGCAAGTTAGTAATCAAGAGATTATGGAAATTTACATACAAAGATGGCAAATTGAATTGTTATGGAAATTCTTAAAAATGCACCTCAAGTTAGACAGACTTATGACAAAGAATGAGAATGGAATTAGAATTCAGATAATGTGCTGTTTAATCGCTTATTTGATATTGCAACTAATAGAAATACCGCAAAAATTTGGCAAAACTTTATTAGATAAACTCCGTTATCTTCAGTCCTATATGTGTCAGGAAATAAGTTATGTTCATTGGTTTAGAAAACTTATTTGGATAAGATGAAAAATAGCACTTATAGGCTAAGTTTATTTCAATATGTAAAGTTTTATTACGCTATTCAACATTTCTGGGTTTGTTGGTGATGAAAGTTGTATTTGTCTGAATCAGGATAACCAGGATTAAAGGATGTACAGGATGGTAATTTTTAGATGGTTTGTTGGTGATGAAAGTTGTATTTGTCTGAATCAGGATAACCAGGATTAAAGGATGTACAGGATGGTAATTTTTACATGGTTTGTTGGTGATGAAAGTTGTATTTGTCTGAATCAGGATAACCAGGATTAAAGGATGTACAGGATGGTAATTTTTAGATGGTTTGTTGGTGATGAAAGTTGTATTTGTCTGAATCAGGATAACCAGGATTAAAGGATGTACAGGATGGTAATTTTTAGATGGTTTGTTGGTGATGAAAGTTGTATTTGTCTGAATCAGGATAACTACTTAACGGGTGACAAGGCGGTTGAAGATGAGATGTGGCAATAATTTGAGAAAATAAGGGAGTAAAAAAATAGGGACAAAGAAGCCCCCGAAGCAAAAAATGTTACCACAATCATATCAAACAATTTTCCGAAAGCATTTGAGTGAACAGCAGTATTTGACACTAGAGATATTGTTGTTATTAATACAGGCTCATCGCCAAGTAAAACTGTCAAAATTGGCCAGCTTGTTTCCCCAACCAATTAAATATGAAAGCAGGAAACGTAATCTACAAAGATTTTTAGGAATAGGTAAACTCTGCGTAAAATTATTATGGTTTCCATTGATAAAATATTGGATTAGACAATCGTTAACACCAAAACAACTGAATCGAGAACAGCGCCGTTATTTTCATAAAAAACAGTATCAAAAATATGGTTATTGGATGGTAGCACTGGATAGAACACAGTGGAAGGGGCGAAATATATTTATGGTGACATTGGTATGGGGTACTCATGCCCTACCACTATATTGGGAAACATTAAATCATGTCGGAAATAGTAATTTACAAACACAGAAAAGATTAATAAAGACAGCAATAAAGTTGTTAAAAAAATGTCGAATTGTGGTGTTAGCAGACAGAGAATTTCATAGTCCAAAACTGGCTAAATGGCTTGATGAGCAAGGAGTTTACTTCGCTTTACGCCAGAAGAAAAACCTTTATTTTCAAGAAAAACCTGAACAAGAATATCAAGTTCTTAAAAATCAAGGATTTAAGCCAGGAATGTCGAGATTTTATGAAAAAGTTAAATGTGGTAAAGGGGATGAATTAGGCTTATTTAATATCGCTGTTTATTGGAAGAGAAAATATCGGAACTCTGGACCAAAAGAACCTTGGTATATCTTGACGAATCTACCAACTCTCCAACAAACTTTATGCCTCTATAGATGTCGATGGGGAATTGAGCAATTCTTTAAGGATTGTAAAACTGGTGGTTATAATTTAGAGGATACTAAAGTAAATGAAACTCGCTTTTTAGCTTTAGTATTATTGATTGTCATTGCTTATAGTTTAGCCACTATGCACGGTCAACGGATGAAAAAATTAGGTATAGAGACTTATGCCGGACGTATTCAACAACATCAGGACAAGTACCCACGTCAAAGTGATTTTAGCTTTGCTCTCTACGGACAACTATGGATTTATGGTATGGAATTATGGGCTGATTTAGCTCTGAATTTAATCAATCTCAAGCCTCATAAACGCCTCTTTTTTCAACGGGGCTTTCAGGCTCTATCCCTTATGAAACAAGCTCTTTAGCCGCCTTGTCACCCGTTAAGGGATAACTAGGATTAAAGGATGTACAGGATGGTAACTTTTAGATAGTTTGTTGGTGATGAAAGTTGTATTTGTCTGAATCAGGATAACCAGGATTAAAGGATGTACAGGATGGTAATTTTTAGATGGTTTGTTGGTGATGAACAGCAATTCTCATTTTGAAAAAAATAAGATAAAATTCTCTTAATTTAAGTGTAAACCCTGTATTAAATTATTCTTTTTTAATAGATAATTATCATCCGACGCTGGAGATAGATAGGGTTTTAAAAATCTTTAAAAATCTAGACATGAAGAATTGATTTCAACTTACCAATCTAGCTGAAATTCTAAGCAAATTTATAGTTTTTTGAATAAATAACTTTCTCCTCCTCTTTCAATATATTGACATTTTTCAACCAGAATTTATTTTTTTAAATGGGACATATTCCCTGAGAATAAATGAGAAAAAATCCGACCAATCTTTAAACCAAATAAATTTTAATAGGCTACGCATATCATTAAAAAAAGAAGTTCGGGTTACTAATAACTCACGAACTTTCTGATAGGTATAATTAACTAAATCTAAAACAGTATGAAATAAAAAAGCTAATAAATTCAAAGACAATAATAACTCACACAAATGATTTTCTCCATGACCAAAGTTATGCTCTAAATTATAACCGTGATTTTTAAGAATGTTATTCCCTTCATTCTCAACTTTCCATCTGCTGCGTGCAGCCTTGACAATTTTTTCAACATTATTTTCAGTGATCTTATGATTAGTAATCCAATTATTTTGGTAGATGATTTTCTGTGTTTTTTCATTAATAACAGTTACTTCGCACCAATTAACTTCGAGACTGGAGTCTTCATCTTTTAAGGGAACTCTAGAAGCATAACGATAACGATAAATTAAATTTTTTCGTCCATCCCATTGTTTGGTTTCAACGGTTGCAACTTCTCCACTTTTTTCTAAGAAGTCTAGCCATTCATATACAGTTTTATGCGACGCTTCCAGACAAACAAAAATAAAATTATAACCTTGTTTTAGAGCTAGTTCACAAATAGGTTGGTGAGAGTACAAGTCGTCCCCTAAAAGAGTTGCAGCATAACCATACTTGTTTTGATGATTCTTATTTAACCATCTTTTAACCGCTGCATTTTCACAATCTTGTTTTTGATGCCCATCTTGCTTTTTAATAAATTCTGGTTCTAAATTAATTACTTGTTTTTGATTAGGAGAAACTACAATGGGTGTGACACAGCCATGAAAATAAGTTGTAGTTCCATTTCGATGATTACGACAATTACAATGAGGGCAACTAATTTTTTTAGATGAGAAATATTCTGTCCCATCTAAAGCGATTAAAATTTCTTCATCTAAATAGACAAACTTTTTCAAAACTCCATTTTTATTTAACCATTCATAGACTTCTTGAAAAGTCATAAAGATAGTAGCGGCTGGAACTGGATCTAACAAATTTCTTATTTGATTATCACAGGGGATTTTCTTAATTGAAAATAAACTTTCTGCGTTATCTTTTCCTTTATTGCTTTTCATTAATCTTTGATGCTCTAAAAAAGACGCTGACTGCGTAAAAAAGATTGAAAATGCTGCCATCACTGCGTCTTCTACCTGATATTTCGTATTATTTCCAGGTTTTCTTTCATCAGGTAAATCATGTAATTGTTGACGTAAAAATTGCATTAATTCAGGAATTTCTAGTGTCGCTGTCTTTGGAGTCATGTTTGAGTAATTTGATGCACTATCAGATTTTTAACTCACCGATTTTACATCATCTGACAACAATTATAAATTTTTATTTCCCTTGGATTCCCTATTCTAAAACCCGAACGATAAACTGGATTTTCCCCATTCGTTGTCAAGCAATCTCTCTAGTTTATTGAGTATTCATACTTATTTTTCAACCCGACTGTTTTTTTAGCCAGAGGCAATGGCTAAAAAATAGTTACTTTGTACTATATTTTGAATTCCAAAATCGGGGCTAATACTTTATTTTTTTCAAAATGAGAATTGCTGGGTGATGAAAGTTGTATTTGTCTGAATCAGGATAACTAGGATTAAAGGATGTACAGGATGGTAATTTTTAGATGGTTTATAATCATTTAAGGAAAATCATCAAAAAACATCCTAGAAATCCCCAACATCTCTACAAACCATCATTCAAAAACATCCTGTAAATCCTCAAATCCTGGACATCCTGATTCAGACAAATGCAACTTTTAATACTGATTTACCTGATTTTCTCATCCCCAAATTACCTAAATATCCTTTACTTCCAGCCACATTATTAGGAAGATTAGCAAAGGTGCGTTAGGAGTGCGAAAATATTAGGAAATATACATTGAATTTTATGGATTCCCATTCCCCACTGTGTCAAGCCATAGCCCATCGTATCATCACCAGCCCTCAAAAAAGAATTACTTTTGCCCAATACATGGATATGGTGTTATATCACCCAGAACATGGCTATTATTCTAGTGATGCCATCAAAATCGGCTTTCGCGGTAGTGATTTTTTCACATCTGCCAGTTTAGGCGCTGACTTTGGGGAATTACTAGCAAAGCAATTTTACCAAATGTGGGAGATTTTAGATCAACCTATACATTTTGATTTGGTAGAAATGGGGGCAGGACAATGTATATTAGCATCCCATATTCTCAATTATATACAGCAAGAGTACCCAGATTTTTTTGGCGCAGTCAAATATATTATTGTTGAAAAATCACAAAGTTTAAAACAAGAACAACAACAACGGTTACAAGATTTTGCTGTTGATTGGTGTAACTTGGAAGAAATTCCCTCCAAATCTATTAACGGCTGCTTCTTTTCCAATGAATTAGTAGATGCTTTTCCAGTCCACCAATTTATTTTAGCAGCAGGAGAATTGCGGGAAATTTACGTCACCCTTGCCGAATTAAACCGTGAAATCAGTGAAATCCAGATCATCCGTGATCCTCTATTTATTGAAGTAATAGGAGAACCATCAACACCACAATTAGGAGAATATTTTAAGTTAGTAGGCATTGATTTAAGCCAAAATACTTATGAAAATGGCTATCGTAGTGAAATTAATTTAGCAGCTTTGAACTGGTTGGGTATAGTGGCAGACTGCTTGGAACGGGGGTATGTGCTAACAATTGATTATGGCTACCCTGCTCATCGTTATTATAACCCCAGGCGATCGCAGGGAACTCTCCAGTGCTACTACCAGCATCGTCATCATGATAATCCTTATATCAATATTGGGCAACAAGATATCACTGCCCATGTTGACTTTACAGCCTTATCATCTTGGGGTGAACGGTGCGGACTCAAAAACATGGGTTGGACTCAGCAAGGGCTATTTTTGATGGCATTGGGAATAGGTGAAAGGTTAGCTGCACTCTCCTCTCAACAGCAACCAATATCACAGTTGCTACAACGACGGGAAGGATTACACCAACTAATTAACCCAGGAGGACTAGGCAACTTTGGCGTTTTAGTCCAAAGCCAGGGACTAACTGAACAAGAAGCATCACAACCACTCCAGGGATTAGTCGTACCAGAGTAGAGATCAAAGAGAAAGGTTAAAAATCTCTTTAACAATCCTGTATTAGTCCTGATTGCACTAGCATAACAGAGATGACATTTAAGTCAAAAATCTACCCAAGAGAAATAATTATGACTGCTCATGATCTGTTAGTGCTAGTAACTCTACTGTCCCCCGGACTCTTACTTTCCATAATCATTATGGTGACTTTTGCCGCTGGAGGCTAGTACCGCTTCGCGGAAGTCAAAAGTTAAAAGTCAAAAGTCAAAATTAATTGGGTATGGGTAATAAATTCTTCCAATTATCCGTACCCACTGACAACTGACCACTGACCACTGACAAATAACAACTGACCACTGACAAAGGAACGTAAAACATGAAGGTGGCATTTCTGGGAACTGGATTGATGGGACTACCGATGGCTCAAAGGTTATTAGCTACCGATATAGAACTAATTGCCTATAATCGCACCCCAGAAAAATTAGAACCGTTACGGAAAGCAGGGGCGCAAATTGTGACAAAACCCCGCGAAGCCATCCGTGCTGCTGACTGTATCGTGCTAATGCTTTCTAACGCCGCAGCTATTTATCATGTACTTCTGACAGATACTTCTTGGCATACTTTATCAGGACGCAGCATCATTCAAATGGGGACAATTAATCCCTTAGAAAGCCAAGAAATCAGAGATACAGTAGTTGCGGCTGGTGGTGAATATATAGAAGCACCTGTCCTCGGTAGTATTCCCGAAGCTCAAACTGGCAAGTTAATTGTCATGGTAGGTGGAGAGGAAGAACAATATCAGCGTCATTTAAAGTTACTCCAACATTTTGGCGAAAATCCTGTATATATAGGCGCTGTGGGTTCGGCATCAAACCTCACCCTGGCGCTCAATCAACTGATTGCTTCTCTGACAACTAGCTTTGCTCTGAGTTTGGCGTATATTCAGTTGCAAGGCATTGATGTTGATTTGTTTATGCAGGTTTTGCGCGAAAGTAAACTTTATGCGCCTACTTTTGATCAAAATTTGCGGCGGATGTTAGATGGCAATTACAATAACGCTAACTTACCGACAAAACAACTGATCAAAGAAATAGATTTATTTATCTCGGAAGCAAAATCCTTGGGTTTGAATCTCAACAGCATTGAGGGTGTAAGGCAAATCTTACACGCAACTATGAAAATGTCCTATCCAGAAGATGATTATTCATCCGTATTTCCAGCAATTCGGGAATGGGGTGAAGTCAGTGGAGGTTGAAAAAGAATGTAGAGACGTTCCATGGAACGTCTCTACAAGGATTATGACTAAAACGGGATGTCATCTGGATCGGGTTCTGGCGTAACTCCTACAGGGGATGGAGACTGCACAGGGGCGGGTTGGTATGTCGGCTGAGGGGCTGTTACCTGGGGCATTGGGGCGGATGTGGGATAGTTTGATTCATAATTAGTAGGGCTGTAGGTTGGTGGCGCTACAGGGGTTTCATAGGCTGGTGTGGTTCTCGTGGCTGCCGGTGGTGAACTGGTATAAGTACCTTGTCCGATGGCGTGAATCTTTTGGACTGTTAATTCTGCGCGTTTTTCCTTAAATCCTTCGGGGCGATCAATTGTATTCATACCTAAGCGCCCTTCAATAATAACGCGATCGCCCTGATGATAACTTTGGTGAATCTCTTTTGCTAAATTTCCCCAACCTACGACTTTTAAAGGATGCGTTGGATCATCTGGTTTTGCTCCCGCGACATGAACGATCATTTCTGTAACTTCTAACCCATCTGGTGTGTGACGCAG
The DNA window shown above is from Anabaena sp. WA102 and carries:
- a CDS encoding single-stranded DNA-binding protein encodes the protein MNSCILMAEIYDNPQLRHTPDGLEVTEMIVHVAGAKPDDPTHPLKVVGWGNLAKEIHQSYHQGDRVIIEGRLGMNTIDRPEGFKEKRAELTVQKIHAIGQGTYTSSPPAATRTTPAYETPVAPPTYSPTNYESNYPTSAPMPQVTAPQPTYQPAPVQSPSPVGVTPEPDPDDIPF
- a CDS encoding IS4 family transposase, which encodes MLPQSYQTIFRKHLSEQQYLTLEILLLLIQAHRQVKLSKLASLFPQPIKYESRKRNLQRFLGIGKLCVKLLWFPLIKYWIRQSLTPKQLNREQRRYFHKKQYQKYGYWMVALDRTQWKGRNIFMVTLVWGTHALPLYWETLNHVGNSNLQTQKRLIKTAIKLLKKCRIVVLADREFHSPKLAKWLDEQGVYFALRQKKNLYFQEKPEQEYQVLKNQGFKPGMSRFYEKVKCGKGDELGLFNIAVYWKRKYRNSGPKEPWYILTNLPTLQQTLCLYRCRWGIEQFFKDCKTGGYNLEDTKVNETRFLALVLLIVIAYSLATMHGQRMKKLGIETYAGRIQQHQDKYPRQSDFSFALYGQLWIYGMELWADLALNLINLKPHKRLFFQRGFQALSLMKQAL
- a CDS encoding NAD(P)-dependent oxidoreductase, translated to MKVAFLGTGLMGLPMAQRLLATDIELIAYNRTPEKLEPLRKAGAQIVTKPREAIRAADCIVLMLSNAAAIYHVLLTDTSWHTLSGRSIIQMGTINPLESQEIRDTVVAAGGEYIEAPVLGSIPEAQTGKLIVMVGGEEEQYQRHLKLLQHFGENPVYIGAVGSASNLTLALNQLIASLTTSFALSLAYIQLQGIDVDLFMQVLRESKLYAPTFDQNLRRMLDGNYNNANLPTKQLIKEIDLFISEAKSLGLNLNSIEGVRQILHATMKMSYPEDDYSSVFPAIREWGEVSGG
- a CDS encoding class I SAM-dependent methyltransferase → MDSHSPLCQAIAHRIITSPQKRITFAQYMDMVLYHPEHGYYSSDAIKIGFRGSDFFTSASLGADFGELLAKQFYQMWEILDQPIHFDLVEMGAGQCILASHILNYIQQEYPDFFGAVKYIIVEKSQSLKQEQQQRLQDFAVDWCNLEEIPSKSINGCFFSNELVDAFPVHQFILAAGELREIYVTLAELNREISEIQIIRDPLFIEVIGEPSTPQLGEYFKLVGIDLSQNTYENGYRSEINLAALNWLGIVADCLERGYVLTIDYGYPAHRYYNPRRSQGTLQCYYQHRHHDNPYINIGQQDITAHVDFTALSSWGERCGLKNMGWTQQGLFLMALGIGERLAALSSQQQPISQLLQRREGLHQLINPGGLGNFGVLVQSQGLTEQEASQPLQGLVVPE
- a CDS encoding transposase, which produces MRLKNFPEVVKTILKPLPKKDYPVLDTFSFVSVWLQYVMDKSIVSMRDLFQRLNNQGIDLKISNFSKASKKRDTQVFLEIITELNNQLRKKKGKEETQALFPIDSTIITLTSKLLWSQGYHQVKLFCGLDSLTSEVGGMVIHFGQGHDHKYGQETVEAIPSKGVGIMDRGFASSERISELKQQKNKAFVLRIKNNVTLEMLENGNCKVGKDEREVEIRVVAFCDIETKSEFRLATNLLNEGEEQVSNQEIMEIYIQRWQIELLWKFLKMHLKLDRLMTKNENGIRIQIMCCLIAYLILQLIEIPQEFGKTLLDKLRYLQSYMCQEISYVHWFRKLIWIR